In a genomic window of Bacillota bacterium:
- a CDS encoding STAS domain-containing protein, producing the protein MLDVNTKRDDSSNILVLTFRGEFDIVHRDIIDSYLTEAISKLPRALIIDLSDISLIDSSGIGILIAHHAKLKSTGIRMALVVNHNNNLIEKLERIGVFSDIGIDSYKTLDEAMSSLANLNQ; encoded by the coding sequence ATGCTTGATGTAAATACTAAAAGAGACGATAGCTCGAATATCCTCGTGTTAACCTTCCGGGGTGAATTCGATATCGTGCACAGAGATATAATTGATAGTTACCTGACTGAGGCGATTTCCAAACTGCCTAGGGCTTTGATTATCGATCTATCGGATATATCTCTAATCGATAGCTCAGGAATAGGCATTTTGATTGCCCACCATGCTAAATTGAAAAGCACGGGTATCCGCATGGCGCTTGTCGTAAACCATAACAATAACCTTATAGAAAAACTCGAGCGCATTGGAGTTTTTAGCGATATTGGCATAGATAGCTACAAAACCCTAGATGAAGCTATGTCTTCTCTTGCCAACCTTAATCAGTAG